In Acidobacteriota bacterium, one genomic interval encodes:
- a CDS encoding efflux RND transporter periplasmic adaptor subunit encodes MMKRILLSLCGLALLVAFAGTFYFLYAKSQEEPVVWQTAEPFSATILQKTVATGSVVPRKEVTIKPKVSGIIEELYIEPGVEVAKGDRMARIAIVPDMVTLSNAETRVNRARIGLENAQKEFDRNRELFEEGLLSEATFLTFDLAQKNAQEELSAAEDNLALVREGARKRTGIATNTVVRATVPGMVLEVPIEVGDSVIESNTFNDGTTIATIADMDELVFEGLVDESEVGKLREGMELLLTIGALDTEQFAATLEYIAPKGVEENGAIQFEIRAALILKDDFFVRANYSANADIVLARRDEVMAVKESWLQFDDGEPYIEVQTADQEFERRPIETGLSDGINIEVLSGVQETDQIKDPGSAQAAGA; translated from the coding sequence ATGATGAAAAGAATCCTCCTTTCGCTGTGCGGCCTCGCCCTCCTCGTCGCCTTCGCCGGCACCTTCTACTTCCTGTACGCCAAGTCACAGGAAGAGCCGGTGGTGTGGCAGACGGCGGAGCCCTTCTCCGCCACCATCCTGCAGAAGACCGTGGCGACCGGCTCCGTGGTGCCGCGCAAGGAGGTCACCATCAAGCCGAAGGTATCGGGCATCATCGAGGAGCTCTACATCGAGCCCGGCGTCGAAGTCGCCAAGGGCGACCGCATGGCGCGCATCGCCATCGTGCCGGACATGGTGACCCTGTCGAACGCCGAAACGCGGGTCAACCGGGCGCGCATCGGCCTCGAAAACGCTCAGAAAGAGTTCGACCGCAACCGCGAGCTGTTTGAGGAAGGCCTGCTCTCGGAAGCCACCTTCCTGACCTTCGACCTGGCCCAAAAGAACGCCCAGGAGGAGCTCTCGGCGGCAGAAGACAACCTCGCCCTGGTGCGCGAAGGCGCCCGTAAGCGGACCGGCATCGCCACCAACACCGTCGTGCGGGCCACCGTGCCGGGAATGGTCTTGGAAGTGCCCATCGAGGTGGGCGACTCGGTGATCGAATCGAACACCTTCAACGACGGCACCACCATCGCCACCATCGCCGACATGGACGAGCTGGTGTTCGAAGGCCTGGTGGACGAATCGGAAGTGGGCAAGCTGCGCGAGGGGATGGAACTGCTCCTCACCATCGGCGCCCTCGACACCGAGCAATTCGCCGCCACCCTCGAATACATCGCTCCCAAGGGTGTCGAAGAAAACGGCGCCATCCAGTTCGAAATCCGCGCTGCCCTGATTTTGAAGGACGACTTCTTCGTGCGCGCCAACTACAGCGCCAACGCCGACATCGTCCTCGCCCGACGAGACGAGGTGATGGCGGTCAAAGAGAGCTGGCTCCAGTTCGACGACGGCGAGCCCTACATCGAAGTCCAGACCGCCGACCAAGAATTCGAGCGCCGCCCCATCGAAACCGGCCTCTCCGACGGCATCAACATCGAAGTCCTCTCCGGCGTCCAAGAAACCGATCAGATCAAAGACCCGGGCAGCGCCCAGGCCGCCGGGGCCTGA